From the genome of Eucalyptus grandis isolate ANBG69807.140 chromosome 2, ASM1654582v1, whole genome shotgun sequence, one region includes:
- the LOC104434720 gene encoding phenylcoumaran benzylic ether reductase Pyrc5-like, with amino-acid sequence MFNKEDDIGTYTIKAVDDPRTLNKIMYIRPPANAYSFNDLVSLWERKIGKTLERVYVPEEQVLKNILEAAVPLNVILAISHSIFVKGDQNNFEIEPSFGVEASELYPDVKYTTVDQYLD; translated from the exons ATGTTTAACAAGGAGGATGACATTGGCACCTATACCATTAAAGCTGTGGATGATCCAAGGACCCTGAACAAAATTATGTACATCAGACCTCCTGCCAACGCCTACTCATTTAATGATCTCGTGTCTTTGTGGGAGAGAAAGATCGGCAAGACCCTGGAGAGGGTTTACGTTCCAGAGGAGCAAGTTTTGAAGAACATTCTAG AGGCAGCAGTTCCGCTCAATGTGATATTGGCAATATCTCATTCCATTTTCGTGAAAGGAGACCAAAACAACTTTGAGATTGAGCCATCGTTCGGCGTGGAAGCTTCAGAGCTCTATCCCGACGTCAAATACACGACTGTGGATCAGTACCTTGATTAA